The proteins below are encoded in one region of Clostridium pasteurianum DSM 525 = ATCC 6013:
- the hypD gene encoding hydrogenase formation protein HypD: MKYVDEFRNEEYSKSLVKLIQNITDKKINIMEVCGTHTMAIFRYGIRDILPENINLISGPGCPVCVTPQSYIDTALELTLNNEVIIATFGDMIRVPGKKTSLMKRKAEGADIKIVYSPMDALTLAQNNPLKKVVFLSVGFETTTPMTAITAMEARGKGVKNLFFLTAHKIVPPAMRALVDDEELNISGFLLPGHVSAVIGRKPYEFLSSEYSIPGVITGFEPLDILKGLNTLINMIIDRDYNIINEYKRIVRNDGNPEAIEYLEKVFEISDSAWRGIGNIPNSGYTFNREYEEFDAIKHFHIDYKEYDGSPGCRCGDILKGKITPLQCPLFKKACTPENPVGSCMVSSEGTCAAYYRYNSF, from the coding sequence ATGAAATATGTTGATGAATTTAGAAATGAAGAGTATTCTAAAAGCCTGGTAAAATTAATACAGAATATTACTGATAAAAAGATAAATATAATGGAGGTATGTGGTACTCATACTATGGCTATATTTAGATATGGCATTAGAGATATACTTCCAGAGAATATAAATCTTATTTCCGGACCGGGATGCCCAGTTTGTGTTACTCCACAGAGTTATATTGATACCGCACTGGAGCTCACACTAAATAATGAGGTTATTATTGCAACTTTTGGAGACATGATAAGAGTACCTGGGAAAAAAACTTCTTTAATGAAGAGGAAAGCAGAGGGTGCTGATATTAAAATTGTATATTCACCAATGGATGCATTGACATTGGCACAGAATAATCCATTAAAAAAAGTAGTTTTCCTTTCTGTGGGATTCGAAACTACAACACCTATGACCGCTATAACGGCTATGGAGGCAAGAGGGAAAGGAGTTAAAAATCTATTTTTTCTCACTGCTCATAAGATTGTACCACCGGCTATGAGAGCTCTTGTAGATGATGAGGAACTTAACATCAGTGGATTTTTACTTCCAGGTCATGTTAGTGCCGTTATAGGTAGAAAACCCTATGAATTTTTAAGCAGTGAATACAGTATACCCGGAGTAATAACAGGCTTTGAACCTTTAGATATACTTAAGGGCTTAAATACACTTATAAATATGATAATTGACAGAGATTATAATATAATAAATGAATATAAAAGAATAGTACGAAATGATGGAAATCCCGAGGCCATAGAGTATTTAGAGAAAGTTTTTGAAATCAGCGATAGTGCCTGGAGGGGAATAGGTAATATTCCAAACAGCGGGTATACATTCAACAGAGAATATGAAGAATTTGATGCGATAAAGCATTTTCATATAGATTATAAGGAATATGATGGCAGTCCAGGCTGCAGGTGTGGTGACATACTTAAAGGAAAAATAACTCCACTTCAGTGTCCATTATTTAAAAAGGCCTGTACACCAGAAAATCCTGTAGGATCCTGCATGGTATCTTCTGAAGGTACTTGTGCAGCTTATTATAGATATAACAGCTTTTAA
- the hypF gene encoding carbamoyltransferase HypF, protein MKRLFLKVEGIVQGVGFRPFVYNQALSLNLKGWINNNSQGVTIDVEGEEEKLNILIDRIRYKSPPLASVGKVVVEERKVVKYDRFEIRESERENSKVTLISPDRAVCKECIEEISNPSDKRYRYPFNSCTNCGPRFSIIKSTPYDREGTTVKKFNMCKDCNEEYNDPADRRFHAQTNLCKECGPHIWIEDSTEKKMEVEDVIHWTIQKLKQGKIFAIKGLGGFNLVCDAAKEDAVNLLRIRKKRPDKPFAVMLRDIGIVKKYCNVNEQEDKILKGCIKPIVILDQKSQCDLPKSIAPYQKTLGVVLPYTPLHHLLFHEGIEALIMTSGNSYGMPLEYRNESAVEKLGDVADYFLHHNRDIHVPIDDSVVKVVDGEIRMIRRARGYVPEPIKKDNIREILAYGSNMKNTFCIAKENFIFLSQHNGNLDNLETIEYYENNIEHFKSIFNFTPKYIACDMHPNYISSEYAYRSCLPRIEVQHHHAHIVSCLAENNVNGKVIGIAYDGTGYGIDGKLWGGEFLICDNREFTRMGHLNYVKMPGGERAVKEPWRMAVSHTYKAFKSNNGNEHSTEQLKEVLIKLYGNKAMNLMAMMEADINCPETSSMGRFFDAAASLIGLRNSVTYEGQAAIELEAAAAEESLDFYHYDIVQENGYIVDTKKIIMEIIKDKLSGEQKGIISDKFHNTIIKFSKDICRLIREDTGIDEVALSGGVFQNSYLLKNLRDELENENFVVYTNKLIPANDGGVSLGQIVIANEVLSDI, encoded by the coding sequence GTGAAAAGATTGTTTTTAAAGGTAGAAGGTATAGTACAGGGGGTAGGTTTTAGACCTTTTGTCTATAATCAGGCCCTTTCCCTTAATCTAAAGGGATGGATCAACAATAATTCCCAGGGAGTTACTATTGATGTGGAAGGTGAAGAAGAAAAACTGAATATTCTTATAGATAGAATAAGATATAAGTCTCCTCCTTTAGCTTCAGTGGGAAAAGTAGTTGTAGAGGAAAGAAAGGTCGTAAAGTATGATAGGTTTGAAATAAGAGAAAGTGAGAGAGAAAATAGTAAAGTTACTCTTATTTCTCCAGACAGGGCTGTGTGCAAGGAGTGTATTGAGGAAATTTCAAATCCATCAGATAAAAGATATAGGTATCCTTTTAACAGCTGTACAAATTGCGGCCCGAGATTTTCCATAATAAAGTCTACTCCCTATGATAGAGAAGGCACCACAGTGAAAAAATTTAATATGTGTAAAGATTGCAATGAAGAATATAATGATCCAGCTGACAGAAGATTTCATGCTCAAACTAACTTATGTAAAGAGTGTGGACCACATATTTGGATTGAAGATTCTACTGAAAAGAAGATGGAAGTAGAGGATGTAATCCATTGGACAATACAGAAGCTGAAGCAAGGTAAAATTTTTGCAATTAAAGGTCTTGGGGGATTTAATCTAGTCTGCGATGCTGCAAAGGAAGATGCAGTGAATTTGCTGAGGATTAGAAAAAAGAGACCTGATAAACCTTTTGCTGTTATGCTGAGAGATATAGGAATTGTAAAAAAGTATTGTAATGTAAATGAACAGGAAGATAAGATATTAAAGGGATGTATAAAGCCCATAGTAATACTAGATCAAAAAAGCCAATGTGATTTACCAAAATCTATAGCACCGTATCAGAAAACTCTAGGGGTTGTACTTCCCTACACGCCTTTGCATCATCTGCTATTTCATGAGGGCATAGAAGCATTAATTATGACTAGTGGAAATAGTTATGGGATGCCCTTGGAATATAGAAATGAAAGTGCAGTTGAAAAATTAGGGGATGTTGCAGACTATTTTTTACACCACAATAGAGATATTCATGTACCTATAGATGACTCCGTTGTAAAAGTAGTAGATGGTGAGATCCGTATGATAAGAAGGGCCAGAGGATATGTACCGGAACCTATAAAAAAAGATAATATAAGAGAAATACTTGCCTATGGATCAAATATGAAAAATACCTTTTGTATAGCAAAGGAGAATTTTATATTCTTAAGCCAGCACAATGGAAATTTGGATAATTTAGAGACTATTGAATACTATGAAAATAATATTGAGCATTTTAAAAGTATATTTAATTTTACTCCAAAGTATATAGCCTGCGATATGCATCCAAACTATATATCAAGTGAATATGCCTATAGGTCATGTCTTCCTAGGATTGAAGTACAGCATCATCATGCACATATAGTAAGCTGTTTAGCGGAAAACAATGTAAATGGAAAGGTTATTGGAATTGCCTATGATGGAACAGGTTACGGTATTGACGGAAAATTATGGGGAGGAGAGTTCCTTATATGCGACAATAGGGAATTTACCAGGATGGGACATTTAAATTATGTAAAAATGCCTGGTGGTGAAAGGGCAGTTAAGGAACCCTGGAGAATGGCGGTTTCACATACATATAAGGCATTTAAATCAAATAATGGAAATGAACATAGTACTGAACAGTTAAAAGAGGTACTGATTAAGCTGTATGGAAATAAGGCAATGAATCTCATGGCTATGATGGAAGCTGATATTAACTGCCCAGAGACATCGAGTATGGGACGTTTTTTTGATGCTGCTGCAAGCTTGATTGGGCTTAGAAATAGTGTTACCTATGAAGGACAGGCAGCTATAGAACTTGAAGCTGCCGCTGCTGAGGAGAGCTTAGATTTTTACCACTATGATATAGTTCAAGAGAATGGATATATTGTAGATACGAAAAAAATTATTATGGAAATTATAAAAGATAAATTGTCTGGTGAACAGAAGGGTATTATTTCAGATAAATTCCATAACACAATAATCAAGTTTTCAAAGGATATATGCAGACTAATTAGAGAGGATACAGGTATTGATGAAGTGGCGTTGAGCGGCGGAGTATTTCAGAATTCTTATTTATTAAAGAACCTAAGGGATGAATTAGAAAATGAAAATTTTGTTGTCTATACAAATAAATTAATACCTGCCAATGATGGTGGAGTATCCTTAGGACAAATTGTTATAGCAAATGAAGTTTTAAGTGATATATAA
- the tatC gene encoding twin-arginine translocase subunit TatC, which produces MVKSEQIVGFVKLLEKFRKTIITMFVIVIIVSSFMYFEADYIIGILSKPVHGVDLYFMRPAEGMMVKMKIAFLGGIIISFPFIAYLLIHETGSRLTVKVRRILYFFVTPVAILLFIMGVLFGYKLLLPSTIDFLLDCGNEFMKANLSGDNYFSFVITMLLTTGLIFELPLFLIALSRINIINSKMLKEKRKIALMVSLIAVALITPSVDAMTFILVALPITGLYEISIWCVYLLEKKDERNQSSKLEKSA; this is translated from the coding sequence ATGGTGAAAAGTGAACAAATTGTTGGCTTTGTAAAGCTGCTGGAGAAGTTTAGAAAGACAATAATAACAATGTTTGTCATTGTTATTATTGTCTCATCATTTATGTATTTTGAAGCTGATTATATAATAGGTATTTTGTCAAAGCCTGTTCATGGAGTTGATTTGTACTTTATGAGGCCGGCGGAGGGAATGATGGTGAAAATGAAAATAGCCTTTTTAGGAGGCATAATAATTTCATTTCCCTTTATAGCATATTTGCTAATTCATGAAACAGGTTCTAGGTTAACTGTAAAAGTCAGAAGAATTCTATATTTCTTTGTGACTCCAGTTGCAATATTACTTTTTATTATGGGAGTTTTATTTGGATATAAATTATTATTACCTTCAACAATTGATTTTCTATTAGATTGTGGAAATGAGTTTATGAAGGCAAATTTGTCTGGAGATAATTATTTTTCATTTGTAATTACCATGCTTTTGACTACAGGCTTAATTTTTGAACTTCCATTGTTTTTAATAGCTTTGTCCAGAATAAATATTATTAATTCAAAAATGCTGAAGGAAAAACGAAAGATTGCTTTAATGGTTTCTCTTATAGCTGTAGCACTTATAACACCTTCAGTGGATGCAATGACTTTTATTTTAGTGGCTCTGCCAATAACAGGACTATATGAAATCAGTATTTGGTGTGTATATTTATTGGAAAAGAAGGATGAGAGGAATCAGTCATCTAAATTGGAGAAAAGTGCTTAG
- a CDS encoding O-antigen ligase family protein, with protein MRIKTSRIIKRKEAEIKILNYIFSSYAVFIMAFIPLFITPWRKDIFNDYRIISVVVVSAIVFIITFYYRRQYEIKLLDKLLLLYAALLILSTVFSEEMKLSLFGLPRCREGIFSLLTYLIIFTIFYKNFHFSKKSLNIILFSAVVIALYGILQYFKIDPILNIANNEFRGSVTSTIGQRNFVGTYCTLFTPLVLGLFIHSGKKRYFIVTMLMLGLVLSSTTRSAWIAFIFYFIILIIYCAINIKSNKSLIIRLSLLIATIILIFSFMNYKTKGMLTSRAKTVYVDAKDIDNNDSGSSRIFIWKKAIPVLFKNPLLGSGPDTYNLVLNDEESKRRALYFKAHNEYLQMAITEGYPALAVYLSLVSIILFRLYKNRKKGIHIWILFCCIAGYLIQAFFNISFISTAVIYWAVLGIAARYGEGCNEVT; from the coding sequence ATGAGAATAAAGACAAGCAGGATAATTAAAAGAAAAGAAGCTGAAATAAAAATTCTAAACTACATTTTTAGCTCATATGCTGTTTTTATAATGGCATTTATACCATTGTTTATTACTCCTTGGAGAAAAGATATTTTCAATGATTACAGGATAATTTCAGTGGTGGTGGTCAGTGCAATAGTATTTATTATTACTTTTTATTACAGAAGACAATATGAAATTAAACTTTTGGACAAACTGCTGCTTTTATATGCAGCACTACTGATACTTTCAACTGTATTTTCTGAAGAAATGAAATTGAGTTTATTTGGATTACCCAGATGCAGAGAGGGTATATTTTCTCTTTTAACCTATTTAATAATCTTCACTATATTCTATAAAAACTTTCACTTTTCTAAAAAAAGCCTTAATATAATCTTATTCAGTGCTGTAGTAATTGCCCTATATGGAATTTTGCAATATTTCAAAATTGATCCCATACTTAATATAGCAAATAATGAGTTCAGAGGTTCGGTTACTTCAACCATAGGCCAGCGAAATTTTGTGGGAACCTATTGTACACTTTTTACTCCCCTAGTGCTTGGATTGTTTATACATAGTGGTAAAAAGAGATATTTTATAGTAACTATGCTTATGCTTGGCTTGGTATTGAGTTCTACCACCAGAAGTGCCTGGATTGCATTTATTTTTTATTTTATAATTTTAATTATTTATTGCGCTATCAATATAAAGAGCAATAAAAGCCTTATTATAAGATTATCTCTGCTTATAGCTACGATAATATTGATTTTCAGCTTTATGAACTATAAAACTAAGGGTATGCTTACAAGCAGAGCTAAAACTGTCTATGTGGATGCAAAGGACATTGACAATAACGATTCAGGTTCCAGTAGAATATTTATATGGAAAAAGGCAATACCGGTTTTATTTAAAAATCCTTTGCTTGGTTCTGGACCGGATACTTATAACTTGGTGCTAAATGATGAGGAGTCCAAAAGAAGAGCACTATATTTCAAGGCCCATAATGAATATCTGCAAATGGCCATAACAGAAGGTTATCCAGCTTTAGCAGTATATCTTTCCCTTGTATCTATTATACTTTTCAGACTTTATAAAAACAGAAAAAAGGGAATACATATTTGGATTTTATTTTGCTGCATAGCAGGCTACTTGATACAGGCATTTTTTAATATAAGTTTTATATCTACTGCCGTTATATATTGGGCTGTACTAGGGATTGCAGCCAGGTATGGGGAAGGATGCAACGAAGTGACATGA
- a CDS encoding DsrE family protein has product MQQKKILFHIDELNKWDLLLKDVSISINFYRDIDFHIYVLATSEAVKFYNSKDISYTHLDFMEYLANNNVEFAAGKEDMDYYDIDLKNLVQFVQVVPSGSLELVNRQKEGYTYLKAW; this is encoded by the coding sequence ATGCAGCAAAAAAAGATCTTATTTCATATTGATGAACTGAATAAATGGGACTTACTATTAAAAGATGTGAGTATTTCAATAAATTTTTATAGAGATATTGACTTTCATATTTACGTTTTGGCTACTTCAGAGGCAGTTAAATTCTATAATTCCAAGGATATTTCCTATACCCATCTGGATTTTATGGAATACCTGGCTAATAACAATGTTGAATTTGCTGCTGGTAAAGAGGACATGGATTATTACGATATAGATTTAAAAAATCTAGTTCAATTTGTACAAGTAGTACCTAGTGGTTCCCTGGAACTTGTTAATAGGCAAAAGGAAGGATATACTTACTTAAAGGCCTGGTAA
- a CDS encoding HypC/HybG/HupF family hydrogenase formation chaperone, whose product MCLAVPGRVLKVDNYKGVVEIGNMKREVFMHLIPDIKVGQYVLVHAGCAIETIDEEEAEKTLEIIKELSENEIC is encoded by the coding sequence ATGTGTTTAGCGGTTCCAGGCAGAGTTTTAAAAGTAGATAATTATAAAGGTGTTGTAGAAATAGGAAATATGAAAAGAGAAGTATTTATGCACCTTATTCCAGATATAAAAGTGGGACAATATGTTTTAGTTCATGCAGGCTGTGCAATTGAAACAATTGATGAAGAAGAAGCAGAAAAAACTTTGGAAATAATAAAGGAACTATCAGAGAATGAAATATGTTGA
- the hypE gene encoding hydrogenase expression/formation protein HypE — translation MEDKISLSHGSGGKQTNDLISNLFIKYFDNEIIRQMNDSAQLYLNNNRIAFTTDSFVVTPAFFKGGDIGKLAVCGTVNDLAMSGAKPLYLTSAFIIEEGYPIENLETIVKSMAEMAERAGVKIVAGDTKVVEKGGVDGLFINTSGIGTIYEGINIEANKAEAGDVVIVNGTLGDHGMTIMCERSGIDIQGELKSDCAPLNSLVDSILDICKDVHVLRDATRGGVAAVLNEIAETSRVSIELEEDSIPISEEVKGACELLGLDPLYIANEGKLCCFVPEKYAHKVLEQMRNHPLGTKAEIIGKVVAEVSQRVYLKTIIGGRRIVDMPSGQQLPRIC, via the coding sequence ATGGAGGATAAGATATCATTAAGTCATGGAAGTGGCGGTAAACAAACTAATGATTTAATAAGTAATTTATTTATAAAATATTTTGATAATGAAATTATAAGGCAAATGAATGATTCTGCGCAGCTTTATTTGAATAACAATAGAATTGCCTTTACTACAGATTCCTTTGTAGTAACGCCGGCATTTTTTAAAGGTGGAGATATTGGTAAGCTCGCTGTATGCGGAACGGTAAATGATTTGGCAATGAGTGGTGCAAAGCCCCTTTATCTAACCAGTGCATTTATTATAGAAGAGGGCTATCCAATTGAAAATCTTGAGACAATTGTAAAATCCATGGCTGAAATGGCAGAGAGAGCAGGAGTTAAAATTGTAGCGGGTGATACAAAAGTAGTGGAAAAAGGCGGAGTAGACGGGCTGTTTATTAATACTTCTGGAATAGGTACCATTTATGAAGGAATTAATATTGAAGCAAATAAAGCTGAAGCTGGAGATGTAGTTATAGTAAATGGAACTCTTGGAGACCATGGAATGACTATTATGTGTGAAAGAAGCGGAATAGATATACAGGGAGAATTAAAAAGTGATTGTGCTCCTTTAAATTCTCTGGTGGATTCAATATTAGATATATGTAAGGATGTTCATGTACTTAGGGATGCCACTAGAGGTGGGGTTGCAGCGGTTCTAAACGAAATTGCTGAGACTAGCAGAGTATCTATTGAATTGGAGGAGGATTCTATTCCTATAAGTGAAGAAGTAAAGGGTGCCTGTGAACTTCTGGGATTAGATCCTTTATATATTGCCAACGAAGGAAAGCTGTGCTGCTTTGTACCAGAAAAATATGCCCATAAGGTGTTAGAGCAGATGAGAAATCATCCTTTGGGAACTAAGGCTGAAATAATCGGTAAGGTTGTAGCAGAGGTATCACAAAGAGTTTATCTGAAAACTATTATTGGAGGAAGAAGGATAGTAGATATGCCATCAGGGCAGCAGCTTCCTAGAATATGCTAG
- the tatC gene encoding twin-arginine translocase subunit TatC, whose protein sequence is MTNENIKDMTVVEHLNELRKRLIIVIASLVIVTGFVYDKVDYLIRFLMMPIAKFRIELVYFSLTEGFTTRVGIALFAGTVIVSPIILYEAAAFINPGLSKKEKRFLYKNLFFMAVLLVLGMVFGYILVLPQALSFLIYYGETYMNPLFSGSTYFNFIGIFCFFTGVIFLIPYVIVLLGKLSLINSNTLRKWRKYIIIAVIALEGLFISNAGLITCILVAAPVLILYEASIWIVYFKEKRLEKKKRKN, encoded by the coding sequence ATGACTAATGAAAATATAAAGGATATGACTGTAGTAGAGCACTTAAATGAGCTTAGAAAGAGATTGATAATTGTTATAGCATCTTTAGTTATAGTCACTGGTTTTGTTTACGATAAAGTTGATTACTTAATTAGATTTTTAATGATGCCTATAGCTAAATTTAGAATAGAGCTTGTATATTTTTCTTTGACAGAGGGCTTTACCACAAGAGTTGGAATAGCACTGTTTGCTGGAACTGTAATCGTAAGTCCCATTATATTATATGAGGCAGCTGCTTTTATTAATCCAGGATTGTCTAAAAAGGAGAAAAGATTCTTATATAAAAATCTGTTTTTTATGGCTGTTCTGCTGGTCTTAGGCATGGTCTTTGGCTATATATTAGTACTGCCCCAGGCTCTTAGCTTTTTGATATATTATGGAGAAACTTACATGAATCCTCTTTTTTCCGGCAGTACATATTTTAATTTTATAGGTATTTTCTGTTTTTTTACGGGAGTTATATTTTTAATTCCCTATGTAATTGTACTTTTGGGCAAATTGTCATTGATAAATTCAAATACTCTTCGGAAGTGGAGAAAATATATCATTATAGCTGTGATTGCCCTTGAAGGATTATTTATTTCCAATGCAGGTTTAATTACTTGCATACTGGTTGCAGCTCCTGTACTGATATTGTATGAGGCTAGTATATGGATTGTTTATTTTAAAGAAAAAAGGTTAGAGAAGAAAAAGAGAAAAAATTAA